One Cellulomonas sp. NS3 genomic region harbors:
- a CDS encoding response regulator codes for MTRVVVADDQPVVLQGFAAILGAAPDLEVVGAAPDGRVLLDLVARHAPDVAVVDIRMPVLDGIAATARISAEHPATRVLVLTTFDLDEYVYDALRAGASGFLLKDVTAERLVEAVRMVADGSMLLGPSVTRRLVHDVTARTPEPVPVPGLDDLTPRELETLRAVARGLSNAEIAAELWITEATVKSHVSEALRKLRCRDRVQLVIAAYESGLVGA; via the coding sequence GTGACGCGCGTCGTCGTCGCCGACGACCAGCCCGTCGTCCTGCAGGGGTTCGCGGCCATCCTCGGCGCCGCCCCCGACCTCGAGGTGGTCGGTGCCGCGCCCGACGGCCGGGTCCTGCTCGACCTCGTCGCCCGGCACGCCCCCGACGTCGCGGTGGTCGACATCCGCATGCCGGTGCTCGACGGGATCGCGGCGACCGCCCGGATCAGCGCCGAGCACCCCGCGACGCGCGTGCTCGTCCTGACGACGTTCGACCTCGACGAGTACGTGTACGACGCGCTGCGGGCGGGCGCGAGCGGGTTCCTGCTCAAGGACGTCACGGCCGAGCGGCTCGTCGAGGCGGTGCGCATGGTCGCCGACGGCTCGATGCTGCTCGGTCCGTCGGTCACGCGCCGGCTCGTGCACGACGTCACGGCGCGGACCCCCGAGCCGGTGCCGGTGCCGGGCCTCGACGACCTGACGCCGCGCGAGCTCGAGACCCTGCGCGCGGTGGCCCGCGGGCTGTCGAACGCAGAGATCGCCGCCGAGCTCTGGATCACCGAGGCGACGGTCAAGTCGCACGTCTCGGAGGCCCTGCGCAAGCTCCGCTGCCGGGACCGGGTCCAGCTCGTGATCGCCGCGTACGAGTCGGGGCTCGTCGGCGCCTGA
- a CDS encoding DUF4862 family protein, translating to MTTFENLFLSGYIAAPADPAQEDAFFDALADLGLGGLELAVAPEGTRTLDPSWIARHVLPTWDLVLSLVPTMMVRLGTEPAYGLASADETQRRRALADVARARDLATTLAQADGRRRVGAIEIHTAPGPVHGSREAFSRSLDEVLTWDLAGAELLVEHCDAHVPGQSAAKGFFTLDDELATVRSYGLAPDVLGMAVNWGRSAIEGRDPALAVEHTQAVADAGLLRVLALSGATDVESAWGAPWADTHIPSRGDAPALEASSVSLLGPDEIAATLKAAGDVPRVGLKAAVRPVDADVATRVAVVAATLQQIAEARAAV from the coding sequence ATGACCACGTTCGAGAACCTGTTCCTGTCCGGCTACATCGCGGCGCCGGCCGACCCCGCGCAGGAGGACGCGTTCTTCGACGCGCTCGCCGACCTCGGCCTCGGCGGGCTCGAGCTCGCCGTCGCACCGGAGGGGACGCGGACTCTCGACCCGTCCTGGATCGCCCGGCACGTGCTGCCGACCTGGGACCTGGTCCTGTCGCTCGTGCCGACGATGATGGTGCGGCTCGGCACCGAGCCGGCCTACGGCCTGGCCTCCGCGGACGAGACCCAGCGCCGGCGGGCGCTCGCGGACGTCGCCCGCGCGCGCGACCTCGCGACGACGCTCGCGCAGGCCGACGGCCGCCGCCGGGTCGGCGCGATCGAGATCCACACCGCGCCCGGCCCCGTGCACGGGTCCCGCGAGGCGTTCAGCCGCTCGCTCGACGAGGTCCTCACCTGGGACCTCGCCGGCGCCGAGCTGCTCGTGGAGCACTGCGACGCGCACGTGCCCGGGCAGAGCGCCGCCAAGGGGTTCTTCACGCTCGACGACGAGCTCGCGACCGTCCGGTCCTACGGGCTCGCGCCCGACGTCCTCGGCATGGCCGTCAACTGGGGCCGCTCCGCGATCGAGGGCCGCGACCCCGCGCTCGCCGTCGAGCACACGCAGGCCGTCGCCGACGCGGGCCTGCTGCGCGTGCTCGCCCTGTCCGGCGCGACGGACGTCGAGTCGGCCTGGGGCGCCCCCTGGGCCGACACCCACATCCCCTCCCGGGGCGACGCGCCGGCGCTCGAGGCGTCCTCGGTGTCGCTGCTCGGGCCCGACGAGATCGCGGCGACGCTCAAGGCCGCCGGCGACGTCCCGCGGGTCGGGCTCAAGGCCGCCGTCCGGCCCGTCGACGCCGACGTCGCCACCCGGGTCGCCGTCGTGGCCGCGACCCTGCAGCAGATCGCGGAGGCCCGCGCCGCGGTGTGA
- a CDS encoding TRAP transporter substrate-binding protein, with amino-acid sequence MRRNTVVSVTTAIGAVLALAACSTEGGSAAAGPSEDAGSAGGATTTFKLAFNQQPNHPQFRALDAMGDRIKERTDGAYDIEVFPNETLGAQKETIELVQSGAIEFTIVASPLLENYNPDFVVFNLPFTFDSQEHQRTTTNDPEIVDELYSSLDGEGLHVLASFHGGVRSMYNATGPIETPADLEGMKVRVIESDTNIEMMRLMGGTGTPMGMGEVYTAIQSGVIDGAENNELTYANVKHSEVAPYFSYTKHLMLPDYLLTNPKVLDALPEDVREIFEEELAAAVEEEGELWETEIEVAKEMAEADGAKFNEVDADAFADVIAPLTESKLDNDFIRDIHAKVRAAAE; translated from the coding sequence ATGAGGCGAAACACCGTCGTTTCCGTCACCACCGCGATCGGCGCCGTGCTCGCTCTGGCCGCCTGCAGCACCGAGGGCGGGTCCGCGGCAGCGGGTCCGAGCGAGGACGCGGGCTCGGCCGGCGGAGCCACGACGACCTTCAAGCTCGCGTTCAACCAACAGCCCAACCACCCGCAGTTCCGGGCCCTCGACGCGATGGGCGACCGCATCAAGGAGCGCACCGACGGCGCGTACGACATCGAGGTCTTCCCCAACGAGACCCTCGGCGCGCAGAAGGAGACCATCGAGCTCGTCCAGTCGGGCGCGATCGAGTTCACCATCGTCGCGAGCCCGCTGCTCGAGAACTACAACCCGGACTTCGTGGTCTTCAACCTGCCGTTCACGTTCGACTCGCAGGAGCACCAGCGCACCACGACGAACGACCCGGAGATCGTCGACGAGCTCTACTCCTCGCTCGACGGCGAGGGGCTGCACGTCCTCGCCTCGTTCCACGGCGGCGTGCGCTCGATGTACAACGCGACGGGCCCGATCGAGACGCCCGCCGACCTCGAGGGCATGAAGGTCCGCGTCATCGAGTCCGACACGAACATCGAGATGATGCGGCTCATGGGCGGCACCGGCACCCCCATGGGGATGGGCGAGGTGTACACCGCGATCCAGTCCGGAGTGATCGACGGCGCGGAGAACAACGAGCTGACCTACGCGAACGTCAAGCACTCCGAGGTCGCGCCCTACTTCAGCTACACGAAGCACCTCATGCTCCCCGACTACCTGCTCACCAACCCCAAGGTCCTGGACGCCCTGCCCGAGGACGTCCGCGAGATCTTCGAGGAGGAGCTCGCCGCCGCCGTCGAGGAGGAGGGCGAGCTCTGGGAGACCGAGATCGAGGTCGCCAAGGAGATGGCCGAGGCCGACGGCGCGAAGTTCAACGAGGTCGACGCGGACGCGTTCGCGGACGTGATCGCGCCGCTGACCGAGTCGAAGCTCGACAACGACTTCATCCGTGACATCCACGCGAAGGTCCGCGCCGCCGCCGAGTGA
- a CDS encoding TRAP transporter small permease codes for MTSTPGTPPSPGAPPPPDEPVRPAPAAGPPSSPYTAVLDTFLRAVCVTLFALLVVLVTWQVLTRLVLSEPSVWTEEAARYVFIWLSLIGISIATGEKADVAIDYFVQKAPLAAQRVLEIVAYLATLSFALLVMVWGGWANAMQNWNQANPVLPVSAGVLYLAVPVAGVLVTFYLLLHLVQTLSPRYAGVQTIAPEDGVEL; via the coding sequence ATGACCTCCACCCCCGGCACGCCGCCGTCCCCCGGCGCACCCCCACCCCCTGACGAGCCCGTGCGGCCCGCACCCGCGGCGGGACCACCCTCCTCGCCGTACACCGCGGTGCTCGACACGTTCCTGCGGGCCGTCTGCGTGACGCTCTTCGCGCTGCTCGTCGTGCTCGTGACGTGGCAGGTGCTCACGCGGCTCGTCCTGTCGGAGCCGAGCGTGTGGACCGAGGAGGCCGCGCGCTACGTGTTCATCTGGCTCAGCCTCATCGGCATCTCGATCGCGACCGGCGAGAAGGCGGACGTGGCGATCGACTACTTCGTCCAGAAGGCGCCGCTCGCCGCGCAGCGGGTGCTCGAGATCGTCGCGTACCTCGCCACGCTGAGCTTCGCGCTCCTCGTCATGGTGTGGGGCGGGTGGGCGAACGCGATGCAGAACTGGAATCAGGCCAACCCGGTGCTGCCGGTCTCCGCGGGGGTGCTGTACCTCGCGGTCCCGGTCGCCGGGGTGCTGGTCACGTTCTACCTGCTTCTGCACCTCGTCCAGACGCTCTCCCCGCGGTACGCGGGCGTCCAGACGATCGCGCCCGAGGACGGGGTCGAGCTGTGA
- a CDS encoding TRAP transporter large permease: MTDVGLVALVLVGGMVVLMLIGAPISISIGLPSAVSMILVLGLENGASTSAQRMFQGVNSFALLAIPFFVLAGGIMNNGGIATRLINLAKVLVGRTPAPLAQTNVLANMLFGSVSGSAIAAAAAVGTTMAPMQAREGYDRAFTAATNVASAPSGMLIPPSNLMIVYALASGGTSVGALFLAGYVPGILWGAACMAAVWFYARGHRELRAPVRASLAEIGRVFVQALPSLTLVVVVIGGIIGGLFTPTEGSAIAVVYSLLLSFLYRAIGLRDLPRILYSAARTSSVVIFLIGVSSIMSFVMSFTRMPQLIADALFGFTDSKVVVLLIMMLILLVIGIPLDATPAILIFTPIFLPIAVSYGIHPVHFGIMMTFNLCIAVISPPSAPVLFVGAQVSEVRVEAVIVRLMPFFLTLVAVLFLVTFVPQLSLWLPGLFGLL; the protein is encoded by the coding sequence GTGACCGACGTCGGGCTGGTGGCCCTGGTCCTCGTCGGCGGGATGGTGGTGCTGATGCTGATCGGCGCGCCCATCAGCATCAGCATCGGGCTCCCGTCGGCCGTCTCGATGATCCTCGTGCTCGGTCTCGAGAACGGCGCCTCGACGTCCGCGCAGCGGATGTTCCAGGGCGTCAACTCGTTCGCGCTGCTCGCGATCCCGTTCTTCGTCCTGGCGGGCGGGATCATGAACAACGGCGGGATCGCGACCCGGCTGATCAACCTCGCGAAGGTGCTGGTCGGGCGGACGCCCGCGCCGCTCGCGCAGACGAACGTCCTGGCGAACATGCTGTTCGGCTCCGTCAGCGGGTCCGCGATCGCGGCGGCTGCGGCGGTCGGCACCACGATGGCGCCGATGCAGGCCCGCGAGGGGTACGACCGGGCGTTCACGGCGGCGACGAACGTGGCCTCGGCGCCGAGCGGCATGCTCATCCCGCCGAGCAACCTCATGATCGTCTACGCCCTGGCGAGCGGCGGGACGTCGGTGGGCGCGCTGTTCCTCGCCGGCTACGTCCCCGGCATCCTCTGGGGTGCGGCGTGCATGGCGGCCGTGTGGTTCTACGCCCGGGGGCACCGCGAGCTGCGGGCCCCGGTCCGGGCGAGCCTCGCGGAGATCGGCCGTGTCTTCGTCCAGGCCCTGCCCTCGCTCACCCTCGTGGTCGTCGTGATCGGCGGCATCATCGGCGGGCTGTTCACCCCGACCGAGGGCTCGGCGATCGCGGTCGTGTACTCGCTGCTGCTGTCGTTCCTCTACCGGGCGATCGGGCTGCGCGACCTGCCGCGCATCCTCTACTCGGCGGCGCGCACCAGCTCGGTCGTGATCTTCCTCATCGGCGTCTCGTCGATCATGTCGTTCGTCATGAGCTTCACGCGCATGCCGCAGCTCATCGCCGACGCGCTGTTCGGGTTCACCGACTCCAAGGTCGTCGTCCTGCTGATCATGATGCTGATCCTGCTCGTCATCGGGATCCCGCTGGACGCGACGCCCGCGATCCTCATCTTCACGCCGATCTTCCTGCCGATCGCCGTGAGCTACGGGATCCACCCGGTGCACTTCGGGATCATGATGACCTTCAACCTGTGCATCGCGGTGATCTCTCCACCGTCGGCCCCGGTGCTGTTCGTGGGCGCCCAGGTGTCCGAGGTGCGGGTCGAGGCCGTCATCGTCCGGCTCATGCCGTTCTTCCTGACGCTCGTCGCGGTGCTCTTCCTCGTGACGTTCGTGCCGCAGCTGTCCCTGTGGCTGCCCGGGCTCTTCGGCCTCCTCTGA
- the kduI gene encoding 5-dehydro-4-deoxy-D-glucuronate isomerase — MEQRYATSPDQVPGLDTAGLRSRYLVPDLFVAGEVRSVLTHHDRMVLAGAVPTDAPLDLVGAPEIRSEQFFARREAGIVNVGGPGTITVDGTTYDAGHGSCLYVGRGAEKVTFASTDAAGEAGPARFYVASAPAHTAYPTTFVAAGEGTVRELGDPLTSNRRTLTQYIHENGVRSCQVVMGVTQLHPGSMWNTMPAHTHDRRTEAYLYFDLPADARVVHLLGLPDETRHLLVGNQEAVISPSWSVHSGVGTASYSFVWAMAGENQAFDDMDGHPITDMR, encoded by the coding sequence ATGGAACAGCGCTACGCCACCAGCCCCGACCAGGTCCCCGGCCTCGACACCGCCGGGCTGCGCAGCCGGTACCTCGTCCCCGACCTGTTCGTGGCCGGCGAGGTCCGCTCGGTCCTCACGCACCACGACCGGATGGTGCTCGCCGGCGCGGTCCCGACCGACGCACCGCTCGATCTCGTCGGCGCCCCCGAGATCCGCAGCGAGCAGTTCTTCGCCCGCCGCGAGGCCGGGATCGTCAACGTCGGCGGACCGGGCACGATCACCGTGGACGGCACCACGTACGACGCCGGGCACGGCTCGTGCCTGTACGTCGGCCGCGGCGCCGAGAAGGTCACGTTCGCGTCGACCGACGCCGCCGGCGAGGCGGGCCCCGCGCGGTTCTACGTCGCCTCGGCGCCCGCGCACACCGCCTACCCGACGACGTTCGTCGCCGCGGGGGAGGGCACCGTGCGTGAGCTCGGCGACCCGCTCACGTCGAACCGGCGCACGCTCACGCAGTACATCCACGAGAACGGCGTGCGCAGCTGCCAGGTCGTCATGGGGGTCACGCAGCTGCACCCGGGCAGCATGTGGAACACGATGCCGGCGCACACGCACGACCGCCGGACCGAGGCGTACCTCTACTTCGACCTGCCGGCGGACGCGCGCGTGGTGCACCTCCTGGGCCTGCCCGACGAGACGCGCCACCTGCTCGTCGGCAACCAGGAGGCGGTGATCTCCCCGAGCTGGTCGGTGCACTCCGGGGTCGGGACCGCCAGCTACTCGTTCGTGTGGGCCATGGCAGGCGAGAATCAGGCGTTCGACGACATGGATGGGCATCCCATCACCGACATGCGCTGA
- a CDS encoding IclR family transcriptional regulator: MVTDSTPAPGTRRGDQPPGDVPVPPVAPVAPVLGASEKTLLVLEAAMAHGRFTDVVEATGLAKATTHRILATLIDRQFVSLAADGTYLPGPKILSLAGQAMARIDIAAIAQPFVDELVERTHCTVHVGAKNGDEIVYLVRADSDKPYLMPSRVGLAIPLHTSGIGKAVLSGFTDQGLERFVERVGLPRRTPHTITTLEELRAEVAEIRRLGYAMDREENVPGVACVAAPIRDTTHSITYGLSISTLTLEHSIDQIEAMAPLAVATAERISAALGHTG, encoded by the coding sequence ATGGTCACCGACTCGACGCCCGCACCAGGCACTCGACGAGGGGACCAGCCGCCGGGTGACGTGCCCGTGCCGCCGGTCGCGCCCGTCGCCCCCGTGCTGGGGGCGAGCGAGAAGACCCTGCTCGTGCTCGAGGCGGCGATGGCGCACGGCCGGTTCACGGACGTCGTCGAGGCGACCGGGCTCGCGAAGGCCACGACGCACCGGATCCTCGCGACGCTCATCGACCGGCAGTTCGTCTCGCTCGCCGCGGACGGCACCTACCTGCCGGGACCCAAGATCCTGTCGCTCGCGGGGCAGGCGATGGCTCGCATCGACATCGCAGCGATCGCGCAGCCGTTCGTCGACGAGCTCGTCGAGCGGACGCACTGCACGGTGCACGTGGGGGCCAAGAACGGCGACGAGATCGTCTACCTGGTCCGCGCGGACTCCGACAAGCCGTACCTCATGCCGTCGCGCGTCGGCCTGGCGATCCCGCTGCACACCTCGGGGATCGGCAAGGCCGTGCTCAGCGGCTTCACCGACCAGGGGCTCGAGCGCTTCGTCGAGCGCGTCGGCCTCCCGCGCCGCACCCCGCACACCATCACGACCCTCGAGGAGCTGCGGGCCGAGGTCGCCGAGATCCGGCGGCTCGGCTACGCGATGGACCGCGAGGAGAACGTCCCGGGCGTCGCCTGCGTCGCCGCGCCCATCCGGGACACCACGCACAGCATCACCTACGGGCTCAGCATCTCGACGCTGACGCTCGAGCACAGCATCGACCAGATCGAGGCGATGGCCCCCTTGGCCGTCGCGACCGCGGAGCGCATCTCCGCGGCACTCGGTCACACGGGCTGA
- a CDS encoding SDR family oxidoreductase, translated as MSTATSPAVPHSTAAYAESLFGLSGRTAVVTGASRGIGLAIAEALASAGADVIGVSHDLPPGESDVRSVVEGLGRTFVPLQADFSDRAQVTALAADLAARDVDILVNNGGTIRRTPAAVHSDEDFDHVLDVNLRSAFVLSREVGRTMVARGSGKIVNTASMLSFQGGINVPGYTSSKSGIAGLTRALANEWAESGVNVNAVAPGYVATANTHDLRQDRARSDEILSRIPAGRWALASDIAGAVLFLCSHAADYVNGAILPVDGGWLAR; from the coding sequence ATGAGCACCGCCACCAGCCCCGCCGTCCCGCACAGCACCGCCGCGTACGCCGAGAGCCTGTTCGGGCTGTCGGGCAGGACCGCGGTGGTGACCGGCGCGAGCCGGGGGATCGGCCTCGCGATCGCCGAGGCGCTGGCCTCGGCGGGTGCGGACGTCATCGGCGTGAGCCACGACCTGCCGCCCGGCGAGAGCGACGTGCGCTCGGTCGTCGAAGGGCTCGGGCGCACCTTCGTCCCGCTGCAGGCGGACTTCTCGGACCGCGCGCAGGTCACGGCCCTCGCGGCGGACCTCGCGGCGCGGGACGTCGACATCCTCGTGAACAACGGCGGGACGATCCGCCGGACCCCCGCCGCGGTGCACTCCGACGAGGACTTCGACCACGTGCTCGACGTGAACCTGCGCTCGGCGTTCGTCCTGTCGCGCGAGGTGGGCCGCACGATGGTCGCCCGCGGCTCCGGCAAGATCGTGAACACCGCCTCGATGCTGAGCTTCCAGGGCGGGATCAACGTGCCCGGCTACACGTCGTCGAAGTCGGGCATCGCCGGGCTGACGCGCGCGCTCGCGAACGAGTGGGCCGAGTCGGGCGTCAACGTCAACGCCGTCGCGCCCGGGTACGTGGCGACCGCCAACACCCACGACCTGCGCCAGGACCGGGCGCGCAGCGACGAGATCCTCAGCCGCATCCCGGCGGGGCGCTGGGCGCTGGCCTCGGACATCGCGGGTGCGGTGCTGTTCCTGTGCTCGCACGCGGCGGACTACGTCAACGGCGCGATCCTGCCCGTCGACGGCGGCTGGCTCGCGCGCTGA
- the eda gene encoding bifunctional 4-hydroxy-2-oxoglutarate aldolase/2-dehydro-3-deoxy-phosphogluconate aldolase — translation MDTLSALAAARLVPVVVLDDAADAAALGDALVAGGLPVAEVTFRTAAAADAIRVLADRGDVLVGAGTVLTVEQVDQAVAAGAGYVVSPGTSRAVVERCHEHGILALPGAVTATEIQAALELGLTTVKFFPAGTSGGAPAIAALAAPFGGVQFVPTGGVSPTNLHEYLALPSVAAVGGSWMVPRDKIRARDTAGITELTAAAVALAARGA, via the coding sequence ATGGACACCTTGTCAGCCCTCGCCGCGGCCCGCCTCGTCCCCGTGGTGGTGCTCGACGACGCCGCCGACGCCGCGGCGCTCGGTGACGCGCTCGTCGCCGGCGGCCTCCCCGTCGCCGAGGTGACGTTCCGCACCGCCGCCGCAGCCGACGCCATCCGCGTCCTCGCCGACCGCGGCGACGTGCTCGTGGGCGCCGGCACGGTGCTCACCGTCGAGCAGGTCGACCAGGCCGTCGCCGCCGGCGCGGGCTACGTCGTCTCGCCCGGCACGAGCCGCGCGGTCGTCGAGCGCTGCCACGAGCACGGGATCCTCGCCCTGCCGGGGGCGGTCACCGCGACCGAGATCCAGGCCGCGCTCGAGCTCGGGCTCACGACGGTGAAGTTCTTCCCGGCCGGCACCTCGGGCGGCGCCCCCGCCATCGCGGCGCTCGCCGCCCCGTTCGGCGGCGTGCAGTTCGTGCCCACGGGCGGCGTGAGCCCCACGAACCTGCACGAGTACCTCGCGCTGCCGTCCGTCGCGGCGGTCGGCGGCTCGTGGATGGTCCCGCGCGACAAGATCCGCGCGCGCGACACCGCCGGCATCACCGAGCTCACGGCCGCCGCCGTCGCGCTCGCCGCGCGCGGCGCCTGA
- a CDS encoding sugar kinase — protein MTELQIRPASECRYDIVSLGEVMLRLDPGEGRIRTARQFRAWEGGGEYNVARGLRRAFGLRGAIVTALADNEIGRLVEDLVLTGGLDTEHIRWVPYDGIGRSVRNGLNFTERGFGVRGAVGVSDRGHTAASQLKPGDVDWDHLFGTLGARWLHTGGIFAALSESAAETVIEAVTAAKRHGTVVSYDLNYRPSLWKAIGGQAKAQEVNRAIAPSIDVMIGNEEDFTASLGFEVEGVDENLSELELDSFTAMIEKAAATYPNFSVIGTTLRTVRSATVNDWGAIAWSKATGVVQATHRERLEILDRVGGGDSFASGLIYGLLDGQPLQTAVEYGAAHGALAMTTPGDTTMVTKTEVLKLAGGGSARVDR, from the coding sequence ATGACCGAGCTCCAGATCCGCCCCGCGTCCGAGTGCCGCTACGACATCGTCTCCCTCGGCGAGGTCATGCTGCGGCTCGACCCCGGCGAGGGCCGCATCCGCACCGCCCGCCAGTTCCGCGCGTGGGAGGGCGGTGGCGAGTACAACGTCGCCCGCGGCCTGCGCCGCGCGTTCGGGCTGCGCGGCGCGATCGTCACCGCGCTCGCCGACAACGAGATCGGCCGGCTCGTCGAGGACCTCGTCCTCACCGGCGGGCTCGACACCGAGCACATCCGCTGGGTGCCGTACGACGGCATCGGGCGCAGCGTGCGCAACGGCCTCAACTTCACCGAGCGCGGGTTCGGCGTGCGCGGCGCGGTCGGCGTGAGCGACCGCGGGCACACCGCCGCGAGCCAGCTCAAGCCCGGCGACGTCGACTGGGACCACCTGTTCGGCACGCTCGGCGCGCGGTGGCTGCACACCGGCGGCATCTTCGCGGCCCTCAGCGAGTCGGCGGCCGAGACCGTGATCGAGGCGGTCACCGCGGCCAAGCGCCACGGCACCGTCGTCTCCTACGACCTCAACTACCGCCCGAGCCTGTGGAAGGCGATCGGCGGCCAGGCCAAGGCCCAGGAGGTCAACCGGGCCATCGCGCCGTCCATCGACGTGATGATCGGCAACGAGGAGGACTTCACCGCGAGCCTCGGCTTCGAGGTCGAGGGCGTCGACGAGAACCTCTCCGAGCTCGAGCTCGACTCGTTCACGGCGATGATCGAGAAGGCCGCGGCGACCTACCCGAACTTCTCGGTGATCGGCACGACGCTGCGCACCGTGCGGTCCGCGACGGTCAACGACTGGGGCGCGATCGCCTGGTCCAAGGCCACCGGCGTCGTGCAGGCCACGCACCGCGAGCGCCTCGAGATCCTCGACCGCGTCGGCGGCGGCGACTCGTTCGCGTCGGGCCTCATCTACGGCCTGCTCGACGGGCAGCCGCTGCAGACCGCCGTCGAGTACGGCGCGGCGCACGGGGCCCTCGCGATGACCACGCCGGGTGACACCACGATGGTCACCAAGACGGAGGTGCTCAAGCTCGCCGGCGGCGGCAGCGCACGCGTCGACCGCTGA